In Deltaproteobacteria bacterium, a single window of DNA contains:
- the dnaA gene encoding chromosomal replication initiator protein DnaA, which produces MEEVWREVKSTLQAGIPDHAYNIWIEPLQLYSVQNGTITLSCPNHFFLKWVRENYAASIRKAWESCKGDSVKVELRLAPRQRQAKPLPEEVGQLKLNLPVQTNGYHRRLNQRFTFDEFVVGRGNDFAFFAARAMAEGRAHQLRNSLYLLSGTGLGKSHLSSAIGNHILGQRPRAMVRYLTAEEFTNEMVVCIKQNRIEAFKDKYRRKCDVLILEEVQFLSGKEKTQLELAYTLDALCRDNKLVVFTGNHFPKDIPRLKSRLQSRLTAGMVTHIEPPDYPTRLKILERKAATEGVHLPEEVKELIASKISGDVRQLESCIIGMVAKSSLLGSKIDLNLAEEVLESVCDSHQSVTVEGIVRLICDYFKVTPEALKSNSRRKTVVYPRNLCMYLCRKYTEETLETIGRTFNRTHATVIYAVDKIHEQMQRKSGVYNQVQFLCDRLTRQPLVL; this is translated from the coding sequence AAAGTACGCTGCAGGCGGGAATTCCGGACCATGCTTACAATATCTGGATTGAGCCCCTGCAATTGTATTCCGTTCAGAACGGCACCATTACCCTTTCCTGTCCAAATCATTTTTTTCTCAAGTGGGTACGGGAGAACTATGCAGCCAGTATCCGCAAGGCCTGGGAGAGTTGCAAAGGAGACTCGGTGAAAGTTGAACTGCGGCTGGCGCCCAGGCAGAGGCAAGCGAAACCTTTGCCTGAAGAAGTAGGCCAACTCAAACTCAACTTGCCCGTACAGACCAATGGCTACCATCGCAGGCTCAACCAGCGGTTCACCTTCGATGAATTCGTGGTGGGCAGGGGCAATGATTTTGCCTTTTTCGCAGCACGGGCAATGGCTGAAGGCCGGGCCCATCAACTGCGCAACAGCCTTTATCTCCTTTCTGGTACTGGTTTGGGAAAGAGCCATCTTTCCAGTGCCATTGGCAACCATATACTGGGACAGAGACCGCGGGCCATGGTGCGCTACCTGACAGCCGAAGAGTTTACCAATGAGATGGTAGTCTGCATCAAGCAGAATCGGATAGAGGCCTTCAAGGATAAATATCGCCGCAAATGCGACGTCTTGATCCTCGAAGAAGTCCAGTTTCTCAGCGGCAAAGAGAAAACGCAGCTCGAGCTGGCCTATACTCTCGATGCACTCTGCCGGGATAACAAGCTGGTGGTGTTTACCGGCAATCACTTTCCCAAAGACATTCCCAGATTGAAAAGCAGGCTGCAATCTCGGCTGACTGCTGGCATGGTGACTCACATTGAACCGCCTGACTATCCCACACGCCTCAAGATACTCGAGAGAAAAGCAGCGACTGAAGGCGTGCATTTGCCGGAAGAGGTAAAGGAACTCATTGCCAGTAAAATCAGCGGCGATGTTCGTCAACTGGAGAGTTGCATCATCGGCATGGTGGCAAAATCCTCCCTGCTCGGGAGCAAAATTGACCTGAACCTCGCTGAAGAAGTGCTCGAGTCAGTATGTGACAGCCACCAGAGTGTAACGGTGGAGGGAATTGTCCGCCTGATATGTGACTATTTTAAAGTCACGCCCGAGGCGCTGAAGTCGAATTCTAGAAGAAAAACTGTGGTGTATCCGCGGAACCTCTGCATGTATCTCTGCAGGAAATATACAGAAGAGACCCTGGAGACTATTGGCAGGACCTTCAACCGCACTCATGCCACTGTGATCTATGCAGTGGACAAGATCCATGAGCAAATGCAGCGAAAGAGCGGCGTCTACAATCAGGTCCAGTTCCTGTGCGATCGTTTGACCAGGCAACCCCTGGTGCTGTGA